From uncultured Desulfobacter sp.:
CTTTGCCAATATTTCTTTTTTTATCTCTTCCGGATTAACGGTGTCGGTTCGTTCGCCTGTCATATGTTTATACCCCTATCTTTTCTCTCATGTTGTTTTGCTTAAAATTCGTCAAGAACAGCATCGCCGCGTTCAGATGTTCTCACAGAAATGGAGTCTTCGGTGGGCATGACCCAGATAACTCCGTCTCCTGATTTTTCGGTTTGGTTGGCGTCAATAATCGTGTCTACGGTCTTTTGAACCAATTTGTCGGGCACGACCACGAAGATGGCACGCTTGGGCTGGAGGCCGTCGCTCTGGCCCAGCTGGGCAATGGCCTCTTCATGCCCCTCTTGGGCACCCTTAAGCAGCTCCATGCTCACCAGGGCTTTGCCGCGGCCCAGACACTCCATGGCGGTCATGGAAGAAACGCCCGCGTCAATCAGAGCCTTTTTGGTCTTATTGATCTTGTTCATGCGGACCACGGCCATGATCTCTTTCATGATGCCTCCTCCAGCTCTTCATCAAGGTCGATGTCTTTTTTGCCTGAGCTGATGGTATAAGAATCAATGATCGGCGAGATGAAAATCTTACCGTCGCCAAAGGCGCCTTTCTCACCGGTCTTGGCGGTTTCTAAAATGGTTTTAAGGACAAAATCGCGATCTTTTTCATCAATAACCGATAAGAGCATCTCCTTGGGAATTTCGTCATAGGTGATTTCACCGATTTTGATCCCCCGCTGCTTGCCACGCCCTGCCACACTCATCCGGGTGACCGCCGGATATCCGGATTCCATGAGGGCGGACATGACTGCGTTAACTTTTTCAGGGCGGACGATGGATTTAATCATTACTTTCATTTAACTGTTCCTTATGGTTCTTAGGTTTTGGGTTACGCCGCGATCCCGTATTCAATGAGCAGGGACTCGAGTTCTTCAATCTCAAGAGGAGTTGGGATGACAAACGTTTCATTTTCATCCATTTTTTTGGCCAGCGCCCGGTACTCATCGGCCTGGGGGTGATCCGGCGCAAAGTCGATAACCGTCTTTCTGTTGATCTCTGCCTGCTGAACCATGTTATGCCGGGGAACAAAATGGATCATCTGGGTGCCCAGTCTCTTGGCCAGCTGTAAAATCATTTCCTCTTCGTTGTCGACCTGACGGGAGTTGCAGATCAGACCGCCGAGACGCACCCCGCCGGACTGGGCAAATTTTACGATACCCTTGCAGATGTTGTTGGCCGCGTACATGGCCATCATCTCGCCGGAAACAACAATATATATCTCCTGGGCCTTGCCTTCACGGATGGGCATGGCAAATCCACCGCAGACAACGTCGCCCAGAACATCATAAAATACATAATCCAAATTCTGATCTTCGTCATAGGCGCCCAGCTGTTCCAGCAGGTTAATGGAAGTGATGATCCCGCGACCCGCGCAGCCAACACCGGGTTCGGGTCCGCCTGATTCCGTACACAGAACCCCACCGTATCCGGCTTTTCTGACATCTTCGAGTTCCACATCTTCACCTTCTTCTCTCAGGGTGTCCAGAACGGTTTTCTGGGCCAGTCCATTGAGCATAAGCCGTGTGGAGTCGGACTTGGGGTCACACCCCACGATCATAATTTTTTTGCCGGCCTCTACCAGTCCTGCGACGGTGTTCTGGGTTGTTGTGGATTTGCCGATGCCGCCTTTTCCGTAGATTGCTACTTTTCTCATTTTTTTTTTAGCTCCTTAATTAAGCTTTAATTTGGGTTTTATTTTAACAGGCCAATGACCTGTCCGTCTTCGTAATGCCTATAATTGCAACGGGCGTTCCACCGGAGCTTTGAATGAACAACAAAAATTCTAACTTGTTTGAATTACAAATTTTTTTAAATAAAAAAATTTTTTTATTTATGTTGAAGTAAATTGGAGAGAGAATAAATACTACATATATGTGCTTTATATTGATTCAAATATGTAATATATTTTCAGTAAATATATTATTATTCACTAAGCTTGATTTTCCGGGCGTTAAAATTTAATTTTTGTTGTCTACTAATAAGAATGCGAGATGCCAGTCAACAGAACCGCCTTAGTAAGCCCCACCCAAAGACACCAAAAATGTAATTTTTTATTTAAATCGCGTTTTTGCTAACAAATATATGAAGAATATCTTTCGATTTCGGCATAGGACGAGAATACAACAACACACTACGCCGAATTTTAAGTCGCCGGCAAGGCACGCCAATGCAATTAGATTGTTCCTAATGTCCGCTGGCGTAGCGCTGGGTGTAACTTAGAAGACAAGCAGATGGGCTATGTTAAAATTTTCATAGCCCTGATACTCGATGATCAAATTTTTGTTAATTTGCCCAACTTCGGCGTTGGAAAAAATTTTTAATCTTCAAAATATATTGTATATTCCTCCGGTTAAAAGTTGTTTCCGCCTTGAATTTGAACAAATTCCCTAAAAACTTGATGATCGAGTGATAGGAGATTTTAATCCAGAGATTTGACCAGACAGACCAAGGAGGTGCGTTTCCACGCTTTTTCATGATAAAAATTAAGATCGTCCTGATTGTCTTTGTCTGCAAGCAGGGATATGTATTTGATTCCTTTATTTATAGCCCAGCCCTCAATAGCAGACAGTAAAAGGGCTGCAATTTCTTTCTTTTTGTATTCACGAGCCACAACCAGATCACCCACCACTGCACCGATATTACCCCGGACCATTGAAATCCGGGTCTGGGCCGTACACATTCCGACAATTGCGTCATTCACCCACGCCACCTTCACAGCCCTGTGCTTTCCGCAGCCGTCCAGCATCAACCGAAGCCCCCGGGCCTGGGCCTCTGAATTAAATTCAAAGTCTTGTTCCATCGCAAAAAGTTGAGCCAACAGAGGCAACATCTGATCAATGTCCACAGGGAGAGCGTCTTTAATGATTATATTCATAGCCTTTTTCCTTTTACTCGACAGACTGTTACAAAATGCTAATTTCCCCAATTTCTTCGTTGGAAAAGTAAATTTGATCCTCAGAATACTGCATGTATGCCTGCGGTCAAATTTATTTTCCGCCTTGAACTTGAAAAAATTATCTATTCCGTAACAGCCTGTCGACGATCGAATTTCAATCAAAATATCTTCTTGAACGCCGATGCCTTTATTGCCGCCACCACCATTGTACCTTCCTTAATCCCCAACTCGCATACCGACTCAGGAACGATCTGGGCAATCAGGTGTTCATTACCACAGGCAAGCTCCACACGCACACGATTTTCACAACTATAGATATCCGTTACAGTACACTTCAAAAGATTCCTGGCACTTGTTGCCTCCGGATGCCGCTTGAAAAGAAGGATGTCCCGTGAATCCAGTTCAAAAAGATTGTCGCCACCCTCCGCCGGTTCAGTGAGAATAATATTGGTATCCCCCCACTTACAACGAAACAGGCCCTTATGGGATGAAGTGCAACCAAGATTAAGCAGATTGACATAACTTTCGAGACCACGGTTCCACGATCTTTTTACCAGTTCTTCAGCCGCACCGTGCTGTTTAATACGCCCCCCTTCAATCACCAGAACCTCATCGGTCATCATCCGCATTTCCAGCACCGAATGACTGATAAAAATCATGGGAATACCGTAATTGTTAAAAACATTTTTCAAATACGGAATAATTTGAAATTTATGCCCCTCGTCCAAAGCCGAAAGCGGCTCATCCATCAGGATCAGGCGAGGATTCGACAGAACCGTTCTTGCCAGGGCGATACGCTGCCGTTCCCCGCCCGACAGGGTGGAAACATCCCGCGACAAAAGCTGCGTAACGCCGAGAACCTCAAAAAGACTATCAGGATCAATCTTTCTATTTTCCGGCTTGACCCGTTTATATCCATAGAAGATATTTCTTTTAACGCTCATATGGGGAAAAAGGTGGGCGTGCTGAAACACGACACCCACGTCGCGCTGATCCGGTTTGAGGTTAATCTTTTCCCTTGAATCAAAAAGAACGGTAGTACCCAATCGAATATAACCACTGTCCGGCAACTCCAGACCGGACAGCAAATTCATAATCGTTGATTTCCCGCTCCCTGACGGACCGAAAATCCCCGTCCTTGATGAGAACAGACTGAATTCAACATCAAGGGTGAAATCCTTGAAACTTTTTTTTAACTCGACGTCTAACCGCACGGCTACCCTTTCTTGAACTTTCGATTTATTCCCTCACTAATAAGAAGGATGGCAAAAGACAGACTGATGGAGACCAGACAAAGCGTCAGCGCCATCCGGTCACCACCCGGTACAGAGGTATATTCGTAAATTGCCAGGGGTATTGTCTGTGTCACCCCCGGGATATTGCCGGCAAGAATAACGGTTGCGCCGAACTCACCAAGGTTCCTGGCAAACATCAACGACATTCCGGCAAGAATCGCACGGCCGCTCAACGGCAGGACAATGGTAAAAAAACTATCCCACCATCCAGCACCAAGGGTTCGTGACACTGAAATATAGGATTGATCCACCGCCTCCATACCAATACGAATTGAACGGACCATCAGGGGAAACCCAACCACCGCCGATGCAATGACCGCACCGGTAAGAGAAAAAACCACCTGGATACCAAAAAGATTCAAAAACTTCCCGATGATACCGTTGGACCCGAAGGACAGCAGCAACAGATATCCGACCACGACCGGCGGTAAAACCAAAGGCAGACTGATAATCCCTTCGATCACCGCCTTACCTCTAGTTTTGCCAAAGGCAAGAAAGTAGCCACAAGCAACCCCAAAAGGGGTGGCAATCAAAGTTGCCGAACAGGCAACCTTCAGGGAAAGCCCGACGGCAGAAAGATCCTGGGGAGAAAGTCCCAATATTGTAATTTCACTTAGCATAATTCATATCAGGGCAATGTAAAACCAAGACGAATCATTTCCGGATGAGCCGCTTCGGAAACGATATAGTCATAGAAGCGCTTGGCATCAGCGTTTCCGTCGCTCTCCTTTGTCATGGCAACCGGATAGGTTACCTGACTATAAAGATCAACAGGCACTTCAAACAAAATTTTGGCACTGATGGCGAGCATCGCATCCGTTTTGTAAACAAAAGCACCATCGGTCTCTCCCCGGTCGGCATAGATCAGCGCCTGGCGAACGTCCTTTGCCATGACCAGCTGCCCTTTCTTGAGCATCTCATCATATACGCCCTCTTTATCCATCGCCTGCTTAGCATACTGACCGGCCGGCACACTGCTGGGACTGCCTAATGCAACACGCTTCAATCTCTGTAAATCACCCATGGAATGGGCATTCGTGCTTGGCTTACCCACAAAAACCAAAGCATTATGAGCAAATGTTTTTTTTGTTTGTGTCTTAATCTTGCCCTTTTCAATCAAATGCGTCATCCACTTCGGATTAGCAGAGACATATATATCTGCAGGCGCCCCCTGTTCGATTTGCTTTGCCAAGGCGCCTGACGAAGCAAAATTGGGGATAATTTTGACATCAGGATGCAGCTTATCAAACTTTGCTATCAAACTATTGCACAGATTGCTCATACTCTTTGCCACTGAAACACGAACCTGTCCGGCCTGTACTTGAGTGCTGAATGCCACTATAATAAAAAAAACAAAAATGTATAATCCGTGCACTTTTCTCATATCAATTTCTCCTCTATTATTGTTGGTTTACTTCAGTAGTGTTCATTTAGCTTTTTTGTATATAACCACTTTCAACAAAAAAATGAACCATAAACCCATTAACATAACAAAATTGTCACAAAATATGACAAAACTATCTAAAACTATAAATATTTAAATATTCATTTTTCATGCCAAAACCAAATATTTAAATAAAAAAATTAAAATAATATTTTTTAAGGCGTGTGCCCGATCTTATACTCGATGATCAAATTTTAAATACTGTCTGAACAAAAATCTGGAAATTATATGAATTTAAGCGTTTTTTCACTGTTTAAGACAGGAACAGAACCCATTTATTTTAAAAAAATCCCTTTAAAAAATCATGACATCTTAAAACTGGTCTGTTATTTGCTTATACAATTCACATGTAAAAAGATGGGACAACCCTTTTTAAATGTCCGCAAAGACCTAAACGGACACCACTAAATTTTAACTAATTAATGGAGAAAAACAATGTCAAAAGAAAACGTTCTGGCCTTTTTGGATAAAGGTGCAGATGATCGCAAATTCCGTGTAAAGTACGATAACTGTTTTTCAATGGAAAAATTTGCAGCGATGGCAAAAGAAGATGGCTTTGAATTTACTGTAGAAGATCTGCAGGCAGTATTGAAGGCGAATGGGGACTCTTTCGATTCATATGGCAACCCACCCAAAAAAGGAATTTGGGTATAAAATAAACGGTGCTGCTTAGCGGCAGCACCATTTTTAAATTCCCCTTGATTGTTTGTTATTGAAGACCAAGATTGTCACTCCAGAGTTTCAATGATAAATTGCCCCCTCCTGTAGAAAAAAATATTTCCGTTTTACCTTAGGCCCATAATCACAATAAAACCGCCCATATGGTTTGCTTTTTCATCCGTCTTCTTCGTTGTGACAATGAGCATCAGGAACAATATGATTACATTGTCACGCCTTGAATACGAATGAAATTTATAAACCATCTTTTGGAAGGTTTCATTCCGATCATGGGCCTTAACCAGGACATCCGTTTCGTCTTCAGTATTTGTTATTTTGCCTATTTTATTTCTTCGATTTTTGGGGATTGGTTCTAACGTCGGCCGCTGTTAAGGGCGGACCACCATGCCTGCCCTAACGAGGCCAACCACAAAGGGATTGCCCCTACGAAAAATGGCCGACAAAAAAATCAAGCCCAATCTTTGTGAAGTTTTTGGGTAACCGAGGAACCGGAAATCCACAAATTATTCCCATTTTATTCACAATGAATTCACACATTGTAATAGTATATGAGGCATTGAATAAGAGATACGGTATGGACAAATTACAAAGGGGAACAACTTATGTTCAAACAGAAAATATCCACCTATTGGATGATATTGACCTGCCTTGGGGCCTGGGCCATTTTCTTTGCTCCCGGCTGTGCAGGCAAAAAGACGGCCCCGGTCCTGAGCCTGTGGCCTGCAGGCGCCATCACGACAGACGGGCATGATGCAGACTGGCCTGAAACCCCGCCTTTGTACCATGATACGGAGAGCCGACTGTCCATACGAGCGATGAACAACAACCAGACGCTTTATGTGGCGGCATCCGTGGGCAGCCAGTCCGTGCAGGCAAGCATTGTCCGGAGCGGCGTCAGCCTTTCATTAATCCCGGAACAAGATTCTGAACACCCCTTTACCATCCAGGTCAAGGGAAAGGGACGGTCTCAAAAGCCGGGGCCGAACCGGGAAAAGAAAGTAAGTAAACCCGACGGCCTCGGGAAAAGGCCAGAATTTGTCATGGCCGACACATTGACAATTACCTACCCTCATGGATCAAATCCCATGGATATGAACCTTGAAGAGGCCCAAAAGGCGGGACTTACCATCGCACTCAAGAAAAATGCCGGCCGCATGGTCATTGAGGCGGCAATCCGGTTCGATGCCATCTCCTCTTTGGATGAATTTGCTCCGGACAGGCGGGTCGCTCTGGTACTTGCCTCTGGCCAAAGCCACAAAAATAAGTCCTCTGACAACAGGAATTCAGGTATGAGGGGCGGAGGCGGTAGAATGGGTGGTGGCGGCGGCAAGGACATGAAAAAGACAACCTCAGCCTTTGAGGCAAGGCTGAATCTAATCCTGGCTAATGGACCAGCTTAGGGAAGGCTCCGGCTCAACATTCATCCTCTTAACATGCCATTTTAAATGCCGTTGTTCAGTATCTCCGGAATTTCAATTCGAGCTACACCAGATGACGTAAATCTGCTCATAAAAGATTGGAATTGTGTGGGAAATATGTGAAAACTATGTGAATACCGGCATGAACTTGCTTTCTAAAATCAACTGATTTAATATCAATAACAGCAACTATCATGCTGAAATATTAGGATTAAAGGTGAGTACGTTAAGCGGTGAACCTGTTTTTTATAACCTAATTGCAGTAAAAGAAGAAGGAGAGCTCCAATGTTTCGGTTTAAATCTTTTTTAGGTCCAGTTTGTATTTCATTGTTATTTGTTGGATTGTATTGTTCTTCGGCATTATCGGCAACACTCATTGTCGAGGATGGGCAACTTATGGGTGCGACAGATGTTTTGGTCAATGGAGTGTCATATGACGTAGAGTTCCTTGATGATTCGGCAGACTACCTTTATAACGATGGCGTCGATTTTACATTCACTTTTACTACAGAAACTGATGCTCTGGCGGCGTCAGCAGTATTGTTGGCCCAGGTGTTTATTGACGACGAACTGGATGGCCTATTCGACTCAGACCCAACGCTGACAAACGGGGGTGGCTATACAGGTTATATATATGTGTATACACCATACGAGATAGACGAGACTGTATCGAGCTGGATGAATATGGCATATGCTTTTAATAGTAAGATCGACCATAGCGAGCCGGACGGCACTGGAAGTAAATATGATGTGAATACATCATACGACACAGCCGGAATGTCGGGTCAAGTGTATGCAGTATGGAGCCTTTCAAAAACGAGCTCGGTTCCAGTACCAACAACTATTGTACTATTAGGGTCCGGCCTGCTCAGCCTCGCAGGTTTGAGAAGGAAAAAATATTTCAACAAACTTAGGAACGGATTTTAAATAACTTGCCCATTTTGATATATCCGGGACGCCTGCGCTCCCAGGTCAAATTATTTCGGTCTCATTCCTTAATTGCAACATGCCGAGACCGCCATATAACCACTGAAACCATTTTCGAACGTATCGTCCTATGCGGATTGAGTCTGCACCTTGCTCATAAAGCCGGGCGATACGTCTTCTAAGTAACACAACCGAACAATCAAGCCACAACTATCTCTAATCCAAGAGATTTAGCCTGATTTATTACACGCTTTTTCAAACGCTTCTGATGTGTCTTTTCCTGTTCAGAAAAAACCGAATCATCGAAAGCTTTCTTGTTCTTGATGAGGTGATAGATGATGCGGGCCAATTTGTGGGCGGTGGAGGTGATCGCTTTTGGTGCGCCGTGACGGGCACGCATTCTACGGAAATAATCACCGAGATATGATTTGCTTTTCCAAAGCGAGTTAGCAGAAAGCCGAAGCGCGTGAGCTAATCGATTGGACCCGGGACGGGTATGTGATGAAAGCACTTTTCCACCGCTGATTTTATTGTTGGGACATAAACCGAGCCAAGAGCAGAAATGGCCGACAGTTTTAAATTGGGATAAATCCGGGCCAACTTCGGTGAATACGACGTGGGCCGTCAATTCGCTGATACTCGATGTTCAAGTTTTTTCCCACCCGTTGTAAATACTGGGGTGTAAATGGTGTGATTTTACAAGAATTTTTTTGTCAAAAAACATAACCCATTGATATTGCTTGTTTTTACAAATCATGCCATAAATATGGCGTTTTCAATTAAAAGCAATTATATCAGCAAGTTAAAAAAAACTTGATCATCGAGTGATACCATCTATCAGTGTTAAATCCGTCCCCAGAATACGATGCATGTGGGTTTTGACATCAAAATTAGGCGTATTGGCCTTTGGTTTCCGTCCGCCCTTTTTGCCAGGCGGCGGTTTTATATCATCAATATAAATACGGGATTCAAATTCTTTCAAATGGTTTTCAATTTCAACATCACAATCCATGATCAACTGGCGGTAATTACGATAGGATTGAACTGTCTGCTCAAGTGTAAAAAGATGCTCCCGTCGATAATCTCCCGTCAGCGATTTGACAATTGTCTGCTTTGTGGCCTTTATCCGTCGATCTTTCAATTCAGCTAATTTTTTAGGATTTCGCTCTCCGGCAAGAATTGCATCAATAATTGCCATTCCGGTAACGCCGGTAATATCGCTGATGACGTTGTGAATCTGTAGATTCATCTGGGTCAGAGATTTTTGAATATGCTGGATATGGGAAGAAGCGGATTTAACCAGATTATCTCTGTGCCTGAGTAAGGACCGGACGGCGCAAATATCCTGTGCAGGCCGGAATGAACCTCGCAACAAACCGACAGAATGAAGATATTGGAGCCATTGACAATCCTGAACATCAGTTTTGCGGCCAGGCACATTTTTAACGTGTCTATCGTTAACCAGGGTAACCTCAAATCCATATGCATCTAAAATTTGGAAAACAGGTATCCAGTATACGCCTGTGGATTCCATGGCAATCGAATCAATATCGCAACTTTTTAGCCACCTGGCTGCGTCATGCAAATCATCGGTAAATGTATCAAAACATTTTACCGGATCATCTGATCTATCACCAGGGACGGCGATGTAGATCTCTGTAGCACCAATGTCGATGCCAGCAGCGTTAGGATGGATTGCATTCAGGTTCTCAATTCCACTTTTGCTCTTTTTCCCGGTATTTTTTGCCATTTTCATCCTTTTCTATTCAGGGAAATGGTGGTGGCCGGATGGTGATACAATGTATTCTTCTAAACGGGATAGACCAGTATTCCCTTAAGGATATACTACTTCACCAATGCTCGGTTCACGTCATCCGGGGCCACGCTTTCGAACGGGTTCCTGCTGCGATAACAGAAGACACCATTGACTATCCGGCCTACTTCGCACCACCGAGTATAAAATCATCATAAGCATGATGCTCCGTAGTGCGAATGTTATTTGTAGGTTTGGTCCCGGTTGGGGCCGGGGGGAGCGCTTTTGAAAAAATGAGTAGGAAATAAATAGGGGGCAGACCACGTTTTTAGCTTCAAAATCGTTGTCTGTCCCCCATTTACGTTTAGTGTCTCCGGAATTTCAATAAAGATAGGAACTTCCTTATCCAAATACAATAATATTTATCCTTGGTACTGAATTTATGATAATGTATTATTTATATGAAAGTCTTCGTTAACTGAAACGGGGCGTGGTGAACATGAGCAGCAACATCGATAAGGACGCACACAACGAAGGTGTAGTTATTTCCGTAAGGGGCGGTATCGTTGACTTATATTTCAACGACACCCTGCCGCCTTTGAACACCCTGCTGTGGATCGGTGACAGTGAAACCGTTCCCATTGAAATTGTAGCCCACATGGATGCCCGTCGCGCCAAAGGTATTGCCCTGACCGCCACCGCCGGCATCGGCCGGGGAGACATTGCAAAAACCGACGGCCGATCCCTTGATGCCCCTGTGGGCAAAAGCCTTCTGGGCCGGATGTTCAACGTTTTCGGAAAACCCATCGACGGGGAAGCCCCTCCTGAAGGCGTCACTTACCGTCCCATTCATCAGTCCCCCATCGCCCTTTCCAAACGTGTCACCAGCCAGGAAATTTTTTTAACCGGCATCAAGGCTATTGATCTTCTGGTGCCCCTGGAACGAGGCGGGAAAGCCGGATTGTTCGGCGGTGCCGGTGTGGGAAAAACCGTGGTGATCACCGAGTTGATTCACAACATGGTGGGCAAGCACAAAGGCATGAGCATTTTTTGCGGCATCGGCGAACGGTGCCGGGAAGGGGAAGACCTCTATCGGGAAATGGCCCAGGCCGGCGTACTTGAAAATACCGTAATGGTTTTCGGACAGATGAACGAGCCCCCCGGTGCCCGATTCCGGGTGGGACACGTCGCCTTGACCATGGCAGAATATTTCCGGGACGATCAGGAACAGGACGTCCTCTTGCTGATCGACAATATTTTCCGGTTTATCCAGGCCGGATCCGAACTATCCGGGCTTTTGGGGCGGCTGCCCTCCCGAATGGGATACCAGCCCACCATGGGAACCGAACTGGCGGCATTAGAGGAACGCATCTCCAGCACTCATCAAGCGGCCATTACCTCTATTCAGGCCGTTTATGTACCGGCGGATGATTTAACAGACCCGTCCGCCGTACACACGTTTTCCCATTTGTCCGCTTCCATTGTCCTATCCCGGAAAAGGGCCGGCGAAGGCTTTTATCCGGCCATTGATCCCCTGCAATCCCGGTCCGCCATGCTCCAACCAAGGATTGTGGGGCAAAAGCATTATGACGTGGCCCGGGAAGTGCGAAAAA
This genomic window contains:
- the modB gene encoding molybdate ABC transporter permease subunit translates to MLSEITILGLSPQDLSAVGLSLKVACSATLIATPFGVACGYFLAFGKTRGKAVIEGIISLPLVLPPVVVGYLLLLSFGSNGIIGKFLNLFGIQVVFSLTGAVIASAVVGFPLMVRSIRIGMEAVDQSYISVSRTLGAGWWDSFFTIVLPLSGRAILAGMSLMFARNLGEFGATVILAGNIPGVTQTIPLAIYEYTSVPGGDRMALTLCLVSISLSFAILLISEGINRKFKKG
- a CDS encoding transposase; translation: MTAHVVFTEVGPDLSQFKTVGHFCSWLGLCPNNKISGGKVLSSHTRPGSNRLAHALRLSANSLWKSKSYLGDYFRRMRARHGAPKAITSTAHKLARIIYHLIKNKKAFDDSVFSEQEKTHQKRLKKRVINQAKSLGLEIVVA
- the nifH gene encoding nitrogenase iron protein, with amino-acid sequence MRKVAIYGKGGIGKSTTTQNTVAGLVEAGKKIMIVGCDPKSDSTRLMLNGLAQKTVLDTLREEGEDVELEDVRKAGYGGVLCTESGGPEPGVGCAGRGIITSINLLEQLGAYDEDQNLDYVFYDVLGDVVCGGFAMPIREGKAQEIYIVVSGEMMAMYAANNICKGIVKFAQSGGVRLGGLICNSRQVDNEEEMILQLAKRLGTQMIHFVPRHNMVQQAEINRKTVIDFAPDHPQADEYRALAKKMDENETFVIPTPLEIEELESLLIEYGIAA
- a CDS encoding IS110 family transposase; protein product: MAKNTGKKSKSGIENLNAIHPNAAGIDIGATEIYIAVPGDRSDDPVKCFDTFTDDLHDAARWLKSCDIDSIAMESTGVYWIPVFQILDAYGFEVTLVNDRHVKNVPGRKTDVQDCQWLQYLHSVGLLRGSFRPAQDICAVRSLLRHRDNLVKSASSHIQHIQKSLTQMNLQIHNVISDITGVTGMAIIDAILAGERNPKKLAELKDRRIKATKQTIVKSLTGDYRREHLFTLEQTVQSYRNYRQLIMDCDVEIENHLKEFESRIYIDDIKPPPGKKGGRKPKANTPNFDVKTHMHRILGTDLTLIDGITR
- a CDS encoding P-II family nitrogen regulator encodes the protein MKEIMAVVRMNKINKTKKALIDAGVSSMTAMECLGRGKALVSMELLKGAQEGHEEAIAQLGQSDGLQPKRAIFVVVPDKLVQKTVDTIIDANQTEKSGDGVIWVMPTEDSISVRTSERGDAVLDEF
- a CDS encoding Nif11-like leader peptide family natural product precursor → MSKENVLAFLDKGADDRKFRVKYDNCFSMEKFAAMAKEDGFEFTVEDLQAVLKANGDSFDSYGNPPKKGIWV
- the modC gene encoding molybdenum ABC transporter ATP-binding protein → MRLDVELKKSFKDFTLDVEFSLFSSRTGIFGPSGSGKSTIMNLLSGLELPDSGYIRLGTTVLFDSREKINLKPDQRDVGVVFQHAHLFPHMSVKRNIFYGYKRVKPENRKIDPDSLFEVLGVTQLLSRDVSTLSGGERQRIALARTVLSNPRLILMDEPLSALDEGHKFQIIPYLKNVFNNYGIPMIFISHSVLEMRMMTDEVLVIEGGRIKQHGAAEELVKRSWNRGLESYVNLLNLGCTSSHKGLFRCKWGDTNIILTEPAEGGDNLFELDSRDILLFKRHPEATSARNLLKCTVTDIYSCENRVRVELACGNEHLIAQIVPESVCELGIKEGTMVVAAIKASAFKKIF
- the modA gene encoding molybdate ABC transporter substrate-binding protein; its protein translation is MSNLCNSLIAKFDKLHPDVKIIPNFASSGALAKQIEQGAPADIYVSANPKWMTHLIEKGKIKTQTKKTFAHNALVFVGKPSTNAHSMGDLQRLKRVALGSPSSVPAGQYAKQAMDKEGVYDEMLKKGQLVMAKDVRQALIYADRGETDGAFVYKTDAMLAISAKILFEVPVDLYSQVTYPVAMTKESDGNADAKRFYDYIVSEAAHPEMIRLGFTLP
- a CDS encoding P-II family nitrogen regulator, giving the protein MKVMIKSIVRPEKVNAVMSALMESGYPAVTRMSVAGRGKQRGIKIGEITYDEIPKEMLLSVIDEKDRDFVLKTILETAKTGEKGAFGDGKIFISPIIDSYTISSGKKDIDLDEELEEAS
- a CDS encoding GNAT family N-acetyltransferase → MNIIIKDALPVDIDQMLPLLAQLFAMEQDFEFNSEAQARGLRLMLDGCGKHRAVKVAWVNDAIVGMCTAQTRISMVRGNIGAVVGDLVVAREYKKKEIAALLLSAIEGWAINKGIKYISLLADKDNQDDLNFYHEKAWKRTSLVCLVKSLD
- a CDS encoding PEP-CTERM sorting domain-containing protein (PEP-CTERM proteins occur, often in large numbers, in the proteomes of bacteria that also encode an exosortase, a predicted intramembrane cysteine proteinase. The presence of a PEP-CTERM domain at a protein's C-terminus predicts cleavage within the sorting domain, followed by covalent anchoring to some some component of the (usually Gram-negative) cell surface. Many PEP-CTERM proteins exhibit an unusual sequence composition that includes large numbers of potential glycosylation sites. Expression of one such protein has been shown restore the ability of a bacterium to form floc, a type of biofilm.), with the protein product MFRFKSFLGPVCISLLFVGLYCSSALSATLIVEDGQLMGATDVLVNGVSYDVEFLDDSADYLYNDGVDFTFTFTTETDALAASAVLLAQVFIDDELDGLFDSDPTLTNGGGYTGYIYVYTPYEIDETVSSWMNMAYAFNSKIDHSEPDGTGSKYDVNTSYDTAGMSGQVYAVWSLSKTSSVPVPTTIVLLGSGLLSLAGLRRKKYFNKLRNGF